The nucleotide sequence ACTGGTGGGCCCCGCTGGCCATCGGCCTGCTGGTGATCCTGGCGCTGGGCGCCTGGTGGCTGCATGAGCCGTCCTCGCCCACGATCATCGCCCCGCCCGCACCGGCCGCCAGCACAGCGGCAGCACCGGCCACGCCGCCCGCGCATTACGTCGGAGCCCAGACCTGTGGCGGTTGTCATCAGGCGCAAATGCAGTCCTGGCAGGGCTCGCACCACGCGCAGGCGATGATGCTGGCGCAGGGTGATGCGGTGAAGGGACGTTTCGATGGCGTGGCGTTCAAGGCCGACGGCAGCACGGCCTTGCCGTTCAAGCGCGACGACATGTTCTACCTGCGCACCGATGGCAAGGACGGCCAGCCAGCGGACTTCGCCATCAAGTACACCTTCGGCGTATATCCGTTGCAGCAGTACCTGGTCGAATTTCCGGATGGCCGCTATCAGGCCCTGCGTGCCTCGTGGGATGCGCGTCCGCGCGAAGCCGGTGGCCAGCGCTGGTTCAATCAGTACCCCGGCGAACACATCGGCGCTCACGACAACCTGCACTGGACCGGCCTGAACCAGAACTGGAACTACATGTGCGCGGATTGCCACTCCACCAACTTCCAGCGCAACTACGACGCCACCGCCGATACCTTCAAGAGCACGTGGAGCGACATCAATGTGGCTTGCGAGGCCTGTCATGGCCCCGGCTCGCGCCATCTCGACTGGACGAAAGGCAGCGAAACGCAGAAAGCCGGCGACAAGAGCAAGGGCCTGGCCATCGCCCTGGATGAGCGCCATGGCGTGCACTGGGTACCCAATGAAGCCAGCGGTAGTCCCGTGCGAAGCGCGGTGCTGTCCAGTCATCGCGAAGTGGAAACCTGCGCGGTGTGTCATGCGCGGCGCGGCGTGATCGCGAAAGACTCCGCGCCCACCGGCCGCCTGATGGACACGCACGATCCGGCCTTGCTCACAACGGGCCTCTATCACGCCGACGGCCAGCAACTGGACGAGGTCTACGTCTACGCCTCGTTCCTGCAGAGCAAGATGTACGCGCAGGGCGTGACCTGCAGCGACTGCCACGATCCGCACAGCGGCAAGACCCGCGCGCAGGGCAATGCGCTGTGCCTGAGCTGCCACACCGCCAGCAAGTTCGACACCACCGCGCACCACATGCACAAGGCCGACAGCGCCGGCTCGCAATGCGTCGCCTGCCACATGCCCGCGAAGAACTACATGGTGGTCAACCCGCGCCCGGATCACTCCATCCGCGTGCCGCGCCCGGACCTCACCGAGAAATTCGGCGTGCCCAATGCCTGCGCCACCTGCCACGCCGACAAGGGCGCGACGTGGGCAGCACAGGCGATCGAAAAAGCCCATGGCCCTGAGCGCAAGGGTTACCAGCACTTCCTCCCCGCGCTGGACACGGCCCGCAAGGGGGCGCCCGGGGCGGCATCGGGCCTGATGCAACTGGCGCAGGACGCCACGTCGCCAGCGATTGCCCGCGCGACGGCGGTCAACGAACTGCAGCGTTATCCCAGCCGTGAGGCGCTGCCCACGCTGCAACACGCCTTGAGTGATCCGGATCCGTTGATGCGCATGGCGGCGCTGGAATCCCTGCTGTCGTTCCCGCCCCCGGTGCGCGCGCAGCTGGCGCTGGCGCATGTCGACGACCCGGTGCGCAACGTGCGCATCAAGGCCGCGCGTGCCGTCGCCTCGCTTCCGGACAACCTGCTCGATCCGGCACAACGCGAAGCGCGTGATCGTGCCTTCGCGTTCTGGCTGGACGCCCAGGCCGTCAACGCCGATCGCCCCGAACCGCACTTCGACATCGGCATCGTCTACGCCGAACGCGGCGATGCCGCCAAAGCGGAAAGCGAGTTCCGCCTGGCGATGAAGCGCCAGGCCGAC is from Dyella terrae and encodes:
- a CDS encoding tetratricopeptide repeat protein, which codes for MGRSKKRRQTPAKPAPTPVPEDTSTRYWWAPLAIGLLVILALGAWWLHEPSSPTIIAPPAPAASTAAAPATPPAHYVGAQTCGGCHQAQMQSWQGSHHAQAMMLAQGDAVKGRFDGVAFKADGSTALPFKRDDMFYLRTDGKDGQPADFAIKYTFGVYPLQQYLVEFPDGRYQALRASWDARPREAGGQRWFNQYPGEHIGAHDNLHWTGLNQNWNYMCADCHSTNFQRNYDATADTFKSTWSDINVACEACHGPGSRHLDWTKGSETQKAGDKSKGLAIALDERHGVHWVPNEASGSPVRSAVLSSHREVETCAVCHARRGVIAKDSAPTGRLMDTHDPALLTTGLYHADGQQLDEVYVYASFLQSKMYAQGVTCSDCHDPHSGKTRAQGNALCLSCHTASKFDTTAHHMHKADSAGSQCVACHMPAKNYMVVNPRPDHSIRVPRPDLTEKFGVPNACATCHADKGATWAAQAIEKAHGPERKGYQHFLPALDTARKGAPGAASGLMQLAQDATSPAIARATAVNELQRYPSREALPTLQHALSDPDPLMRMAALESLLSFPPPVRAQLALAHVDDPVRNVRIKAARAVASLPDNLLDPAQREARDRAFAFWLDAQAVNADRPEPHFDIGIVYAERGDAAKAESEFRLAMKRQADFVPAYVNLADLYRSQGREDEASAVIEEGLKAAPAHASLLHAKGLALVRAGKTPEALAWLKRATDAAPDSARFAYVYAVALQSSGQIDAAKSVLAKALKVSPYDPALLFTLAAIERDAHDWVAARGYAERLLAVAPASGDAQQLKQSIEEAARAPK